A window of Clostridium cylindrosporum DSM 605 genomic DNA:
TAAGGGTATTCCATCAAGAATGGGACTTATCCTTAATATGTCACCTAGATCACTTGAAAAAATACTTTACTTTGCAGCTTATGTTGTTATTAATCCTATGGAATCAGGCCTTGTTAAGAATCAACTTCTTAATGACAAGGAATACAGAGAAGCAATAGAAAAGTATGGATATGGTAGCTTTAGAGCAGGAATGGGAGCTGAAGCTGTTAAAGAGCTTCTAGCTGAAATAGACCTTGAAGGTCTTTCAGGGGAACTTAAGATAGAACTTGAAAGAAGTACAGGTCAAAAAAGAGTTAGAACAATTAGGAGACTAGAAGTTGTAGAAGCATTTAGAAAGTCTGGAAATAATCCAGCTAACATGGTTCTAGATGTAATACCAGTTATACCACCGGATCTTAGACCAATGGTACAGTTAGATGGTGGTAGATTTGCAACCTCAGACCTGAATGATTTATATAGAAGAGTTATTAATAGAAATAACAGACTAAAAAGACTATTAGACCTTGGAGCTCCAGATATCATTGTTAGAAATGAAAAGAGAATGCTTCAAGAATCTGTAGATGCACTTATAGATAATGGAAGACGTGGTAGACCAGTAACAGGACCTGGAAATAGAGCCTTAAAGTCACTTTCTGATATGCTTAAGGGTAAACAAGGTAGATTCCGTCAAAACCTTCTTGGTAAGCGTGTTGACTACTCAGGACGTTCAGTTATCGTTGTTGGACCAGAACTTAAGATATATCAATGTGGTCTTCCTAAGGAAATGGCTCTTGAACTATTTAAGCCGTTTGTTATGAAAAGACTTACTCAAAAGGGAGTTGCTCATAATATAAAGAATGCTAAGAGAATGGTTGAAAGAGTTAATGCTCAGGTTTGGGATATACTTGAAGAAGTAATTAAGGATCATCCAGTACTTCTTAACCGTGCCCCAACTCTACACAGACTTGGAATTCAGGCATTCCAGCCTATTCTAGTTGAAGGACGTGCAATTAAGCTTCATCCACTTGTATGTACAGCTTACAACGCCGACTTTGACGGGGACCAGATGGCGGTACATGTACCACTATCAGTTGAAGCTCAAGCAGAGGCAAGATTCCTAATGCTTGCAGCTCACAATATACTTAAGCCATCAGATGGTAAGCCAGTTGCAGTTCCTTCACAGGATATGATACTAGGTTCTTATTATCTAACAATAGAGAAACCAAATGAACCAGGTGAAGGTAAGTATTTCTCATCTGCACAGGAAGCTATTCTTGCTTATCAAGTTAAGGAGCTTGGATTACACGCTCCAATACATGTAAAGGTTAAGAAAGAAATAGATGGTGAAATCAAGCATAAACTTGTAAAAACAACTGTAGGTAAGATTCTATTCAATGAAGGAATTCCACAGGATATCGGATTCGTTGATAGAGAAAACCCAGATAATATATTTGAATTTGAAATTGATTTCCTTGTAGACAAGAAGAAACTAAGTGATATAGTTGAAAAGGTTTATAAGAAGCATGGGCCAACTGCAACAGCTATAACACTAGATAAGATTAAGTCTTTAGGATATCATTACTCAACAATAGGAGCTATAACTGTTTCTGTATCTGATATGATTATCCCAGATGAAAAGAAAGTTCTTCTTGAAGAAGCCGATTCAGCTGTTGATAACATTACAAAGATGTTTAGAAGAGGATTCATATCTGAGGAAGAAAGATACGAAAAAGTTATTAACACTTGGACTAAGACAACAGAACAGGTTACAGATGCTCTTATGAACAGTCTTGACCAATATAACCCTATATTCATGATGGCCCATTCAGGAGCCAGAGGTTCAAAGAACCAGATTAGACAGCTTTGTGGTATGAGAGGGCTTATGGCTAACCCATCAGGTAAGATCATAGAACTTCCTATCAGAGCGAGCTTCCGTGAAGGACTTAATGTTCTTGAGTACTTTATTTCTACACACGGTGCTAGAAAGGGTCTTGCGGATACCGCACTTAGAACAGCAGACTCAGGATACCTAACAAGAAGACTTGTTGACGTATCACAGGATGTTATTGTAAGAGAAGAAGACTGCGGAACTACTAAGGGTATATATGTTAAGGAAATTAAAGAAGGTAACGAGGCTATTGAATGCCTTAAGGATAGACTTGTTGGTAGATACACACTTGAGACTATCAAACACCCTGAAACAGGTGAATTAATTATTGAAGCTAATGAATTCATTACAGATAAGCTTGCAGACAAGGTTGTAGCTGCTGGAATTGAAGAAGTTGGTATAAGAAGTGTATTCACTTGTGCTACTAGATATGGTGTATGTGCACATTGTTACGGTATGAACATGGGTACAGCTGAAAAGGTTAACATAGGTGAAGCAGTAGGTATTGTTGCTGCTCAATCTATCGGTGAACCAGGAACACAGCTTACAATGAGAACCTTCCATACAGGAGGGGTTGCCGGTGCGGATATTACCCAAGGTCTTCCTAGAGTTGAAGAATTATTTGAAGCTAGAAAGCCAAAGGGACTTGCAATTATTAGTGAAATTGCTGGTGTTGTTAAGGTTATTGAAGAAAGAAAGAAGAGAACAGTAGCAATTATATCTGATTCAGGTGAAGAAAAATCATACCTAATACCATATGGTTCAAGAATTAGAGTATTCGATGGACAAAAGATAGAAGCAGGGGATGTTCTAACAGAAGGTTCTGTT
This region includes:
- the rpoC gene encoding DNA-directed RNA polymerase subunit beta', translated to MFELNNFDSIQIGLASSEKIREWSKGEVKKPETINYRTLKPEKDGLFCERIFGPMKDWECHCGKYKRVRYKGIVCDRCGVEVTKSKVRRERMGHIELAAPVSHIWYFKGIPSRMGLILNMSPRSLEKILYFAAYVVINPMESGLVKNQLLNDKEYREAIEKYGYGSFRAGMGAEAVKELLAEIDLEGLSGELKIELERSTGQKRVRTIRRLEVVEAFRKSGNNPANMVLDVIPVIPPDLRPMVQLDGGRFATSDLNDLYRRVINRNNRLKRLLDLGAPDIIVRNEKRMLQESVDALIDNGRRGRPVTGPGNRALKSLSDMLKGKQGRFRQNLLGKRVDYSGRSVIVVGPELKIYQCGLPKEMALELFKPFVMKRLTQKGVAHNIKNAKRMVERVNAQVWDILEEVIKDHPVLLNRAPTLHRLGIQAFQPILVEGRAIKLHPLVCTAYNADFDGDQMAVHVPLSVEAQAEARFLMLAAHNILKPSDGKPVAVPSQDMILGSYYLTIEKPNEPGEGKYFSSAQEAILAYQVKELGLHAPIHVKVKKEIDGEIKHKLVKTTVGKILFNEGIPQDIGFVDRENPDNIFEFEIDFLVDKKKLSDIVEKVYKKHGPTATAITLDKIKSLGYHYSTIGAITVSVSDMIIPDEKKVLLEEADSAVDNITKMFRRGFISEEERYEKVINTWTKTTEQVTDALMNSLDQYNPIFMMAHSGARGSKNQIRQLCGMRGLMANPSGKIIELPIRASFREGLNVLEYFISTHGARKGLADTALRTADSGYLTRRLVDVSQDVIVREEDCGTTKGIYVKEIKEGNEAIECLKDRLVGRYTLETIKHPETGELIIEANEFITDKLADKVVAAGIEEVGIRSVFTCATRYGVCAHCYGMNMGTAEKVNIGEAVGIVAAQSIGEPGTQLTMRTFHTGGVAGADITQGLPRVEELFEARKPKGLAIISEIAGVVKVIEERKKRTVAIISDSGEEKSYLIPYGSRIRVFDGQKIEAGDVLTEGSVNPHDILQIKGVEGVKNYLLSEVQKVYRLQGVDINDKHLEVIVKQMLRKIKIEEPGDTDLLHGSLVDMFEFGEENAKAEAQGLRPAVGKTALLGITKAALATDSFLSAASFQETTRVLTDAAIKGKIDPLVGLKENVIIGKLIPAGSGMTRYRSIQVGSDKPETETIEVEEEV